GCGTTTTTTGAATCGAGGTTTGTATGTTCCAAGGACTATACCAGAGTAAGTGAGAGTGATGCATAGGGATCCTATAGCTAATCGTCTAAAAATTTCTGGTAATAGCTCTTTTGAGTCTTTGTTTTGTTTGCAACTTTTTAGTAACGTTTTCCATGACAGGTAATCCGTTCTAGTTTTCATGTAAGATTTTCCTGCGAATAGAGTGGAAGTAACTTTGGGAATTAAGATGCTGTCAATAGTTTCTGTGTAAATTTCCTGTGAATCAGACTCATGCTTTAGAGAGTTTGGTATCTTTGATATAATCAGTACTTTGTTTGCGGATACGGTATCTTTAGCGGTATTTGGAATGATATTCTTAATAATCCCGATATCAGAAATTTCTCCGTCCCTCTTTAAGGCTACGATTACATCGTTAAAGGTATTTTTTCGACAATTGTCAACAGCTATAAAGATGCGATTGGTTTCGTTTTTTTGAATCGTTTGTAAGAGTAATGCTGGGGAGGTCATAGCTATATTGGCTATTTCTTTGCAGGTTCTGTATCTGCAGATAGAGGCTAATTCAGAGCAAGTATAAAAATTGACACAGCAGATAATTCCTGCGGTAACCAGTAAAGGAAAGATGATCAAGCTTTGAGAAGCCCCCGAGGATCTTAAGAATGTAATCTGGTTATTGTCTGATAATTTTCTGAAAATGGAAAAAGAGGACACAAAGCAAGAAACTGGGATGATAAAAGGAAGTAGATAGGGGATTTGGTAAATAGAAAGCTTGAAAACAGTAATATAAGAGATATTTTTAGCTATTAAAGAAACAATTTCTTGCAGGGAGCCTATTATGGAGATAAAAATAAGACTTAAACTACATAGGAAGGTAGTTTTCAAGAATCGTAGTATAAGAAGCTTCCAGAGTAGAGGCATGTAGTGCAAAATCCCTTGACTTTCTTAGAAGAGAGAGCTAACTTCTCCAGGTTTTATTCCGTCTCAAAGGGCGTAGAGTAGTATTTTGCCGCCTTGAGTTGTTTTTATGCATAGTGCTCATTTTAAGGATAATCAATTAGAGTTATTTTTTTCTTCCCTGGATAAGAAAAAACGTTATTTATTGGCTCTTTCTGGAGGTTCAGACTCTACTTTTTTATTTTATGTGCTCATTTCTTATAGGATTCCTTTTGCTGCAGCTTACGTGGATCATGGGTGGAGGGACAGTTCCTCTTTGGAGGCGATTCAGTTGCAAAAGCTTTGTAAGGAGTATGAGGTTCCTTTTTATTGTCACAGAATAGACAATGCCGTTTGGAAAGGAAAAGATTTAGAAAATACAGCTAGGAAGGTT
This is a stretch of genomic DNA from Chlamydiifrater phoenicopteri. It encodes these proteins:
- a CDS encoding LptF/LptG family permease, whose protein sequence is MPLLWKLLILRFLKTTFLCSLSLIFISIIGSLQEIVSLIAKNISYITVFKLSIYQIPYLLPFIIPVSCFVSSFSIFRKLSDNNQITFLRSSGASQSLIIFPLLVTAGIICCVNFYTCSELASICRYRTCKEIANIAMTSPALLLQTIQKNETNRIFIAVDNCRKNTFNDVIVALKRDGEISDIGIIKNIIPNTAKDTVSANKVLIISKIPNSLKHESDSQEIYTETIDSILIPKVTSTLFAGKSYMKTRTDYLSWKTLLKSCKQNKDSKELLPEIFRRLAIGSLCITLTYSGIVLGTYKPRFKKRFNPFVILPILTLTLLIIGKNTKSVAMAFLLFVLPQLSTWIIFAILSYRETRGQA